One window of Streptococcus troglodytae genomic DNA carries:
- the dnaG gene encoding DNA primase, with protein sequence MVVDKEKIKEIKDSINIVDVIGEVVSLSRSGRNYLGLCPFHKEKTPSFNVIEDRQFFHCFGCGRSGDVFKFIEDYRNISFLESVQVLAERSGINVTIQDKSQEVKKKHPHQKLFNINEDANKFYQAVLKTTKVGETARQYLYQRGLTDELITYFKIGLAPNEYDYLYQAMLKKYDEDTIINSGLFNLSDNNSIYDAFRNRIMFPLTDEFGHIIGFSGRIWTEEDISKKLAKYKNTRSTVIFNKSYELYHLDKAKAAAKKEYELYLMEGFMDVIAAYRAGIPNAVASMGTALTPEHVKHLRKFTKKVILTYDGDKAGQNAIAKSLDLLSNMAVEIVRIPGQMDPDEFIKENSEEELKKLLKQARISSAEFWIEHLKPENIDNLQAEIDYVEKIAKVIAASPSITAQNTYINKVAEFLPDFDYLQLEQAVNNERLQMRSQISEQESAKQQVLVDLPVTKQLTALTKAESQLFHRLLHHDYLLNEFRNRAHFKFTTPELQELYQILKTNGEINAYDLSQLSNQLQETYYRVLEENLPEEISEGEIRQIEDQIDKCLQRQEMRKQSKAIRESSNHGDVDTAVEGLAALIAQKRNME encoded by the coding sequence CTGGTTGTTGATAAAGAAAAGATCAAAGAAATCAAAGACAGTATTAACATCGTTGATGTTATTGGTGAAGTTGTCAGTCTTTCACGCTCCGGTCGTAATTATTTAGGACTTTGTCCTTTTCACAAAGAAAAGACACCTTCTTTTAATGTTATTGAAGATCGTCAATTTTTTCATTGCTTTGGTTGTGGCCGCTCAGGAGATGTTTTTAAATTTATTGAGGATTATCGCAATATTAGCTTTCTGGAAAGCGTTCAGGTTTTAGCTGAGCGTTCAGGTATTAATGTTACTATTCAAGATAAGAGTCAAGAAGTTAAAAAGAAACATCCACATCAAAAACTTTTTAATATCAATGAAGATGCGAACAAGTTCTATCAAGCTGTTTTGAAGACGACGAAAGTTGGAGAAACTGCACGACAGTACCTTTATCAGAGAGGTTTGACAGATGAACTTATCACCTATTTCAAAATAGGTTTGGCTCCAAATGAGTATGATTATCTGTATCAAGCCATGCTCAAAAAATATGATGAAGATACAATTATTAATTCAGGTTTGTTTAATCTGTCAGATAACAATTCCATTTATGATGCTTTTCGTAATCGGATCATGTTTCCTTTGACTGATGAATTTGGACACATTATAGGTTTTTCAGGACGGATTTGGACAGAAGAAGATATTTCTAAAAAATTAGCAAAGTATAAGAATACGCGTTCAACAGTCATTTTTAATAAATCTTACGAACTTTATCATTTGGATAAGGCTAAGGCTGCAGCTAAAAAAGAATATGAGCTCTATCTCATGGAAGGCTTTATGGATGTTATTGCGGCCTATCGTGCGGGTATTCCTAATGCCGTTGCTTCTATGGGAACAGCGCTAACACCAGAACATGTTAAGCATTTAAGAAAATTTACTAAAAAAGTTATTTTGACCTATGATGGTGATAAAGCTGGACAAAATGCTATTGCTAAATCATTGGACTTGCTGTCTAATATGGCGGTGGAAATTGTTAGAATTCCCGGACAAATGGATCCAGATGAATTTATCAAGGAAAATTCAGAAGAGGAATTAAAAAAGCTGTTAAAACAAGCAAGGATTAGCAGTGCTGAGTTTTGGATTGAACATCTAAAACCTGAAAATATTGATAACTTGCAAGCGGAAATTGACTATGTCGAAAAGATAGCTAAGGTTATTGCTGCTTCGCCGTCTATAACAGCTCAGAATACCTATATTAATAAAGTAGCTGAGTTTCTACCAGATTTTGATTATTTACAGCTTGAACAAGCAGTTAATAATGAACGGCTGCAAATGCGTTCACAAATCAGCGAACAAGAGTCAGCCAAGCAGCAGGTTTTAGTAGATTTGCCGGTAACTAAACAGCTAACCGCTTTGACTAAAGCCGAGAGTCAATTATTCCACCGCTTACTTCACCACGATTACCTCTTGAATGAATTTCGTAATCGTGCTCATTTTAAATTTACAACGCCAGAATTACAAGAGCTTTATCAAATTCTCAAAACTAATGGTGAGATTAATGCTTATGATTTGTCTCAGCTTTCCAATCAGCTTCAGGAAACTTATTATCGTGTTTTAGAAGAAAATCTTCCTGAAGAAATTTCTGAAGGTGAAATTAGGCAGATTGAAGATCAAATTGATAAATGTTTGCAGCGACAAGAAATGCGCAAACAAAGCAAAGCCATTCGAGAGAGTAGTAATCATGGTGATGTAGATACTGCAGTTGAGGGGTTAGCAGCCCTGATCGCTCAAAAAAGAAATATGGAATAG
- a CDS encoding HlyD family secretion protein has translation MKNRKRQRKGLVRKNEIIILTLFVASAVLLLAFTNSFGVLAKSLHLEKINKSITISFPFGKKMEQTARYYSGEKVQISSSAKKDSLGKGLSHYQNWIGTVKKITSQRDSRQKRYYSYEVTFDNGKALKYVQEKDLVKTKRSKYSKGQIVKLKSSATADLDGSSLTDYRASAGKIDHISYNHSNTTGGYKYDITFDEGGKVTNIQEKDLDRVYEVQLKSENTAAQNNEILKQAFAYAKQHSGTILSLPNGEFKIGSQTPDKDYITLTSDTEIRGDNTTLLVEGTAYWFAFATGTSASDGVKNFTMRNINIKASDLEKGNQFMIMADHGDNWKICNNSFTMVHKKGSHIFDLGSLQNSTFEGNQFTGYAPELTNVSKIDDNADLHDFYAEVIQLDAAESSGVWDGGLIKTIDPNYENYNKEKQLCNNITIANNSFVPYIDSHGKIIAYSGTIGQHSSDVGLVKIYDNVFSNSLVSRFNQNGKSEAWIFKAIHLKSNYNNAVYANSIS, from the coding sequence ATGAAGAATAGAAAACGTCAGCGAAAAGGGCTGGTTCGAAAAAATGAAATCATTATCTTGACTCTTTTTGTCGCATCAGCCGTTTTACTCTTAGCATTTACCAATTCTTTTGGAGTACTTGCTAAGAGTCTTCATCTTGAAAAAATCAATAAATCGATAACTATTTCCTTTCCTTTTGGTAAGAAGATGGAACAAACAGCACGTTACTATTCAGGTGAAAAGGTTCAGATCAGTTCCTCAGCTAAAAAAGACAGTCTTGGAAAGGGGCTGTCTCATTACCAAAATTGGATTGGGACAGTTAAAAAAATAACATCACAAAGGGACAGTCGTCAAAAGCGTTATTATAGTTATGAAGTTACATTTGATAATGGTAAAGCTTTGAAATATGTTCAAGAAAAAGACCTAGTTAAAACGAAAAGATCAAAGTATAGTAAAGGTCAAATTGTCAAATTAAAATCCTCTGCGACAGCTGATTTGGATGGTAGCAGTTTAACGGATTATCGTGCTTCAGCTGGTAAAATCGACCATATTTCTTATAATCATAGCAATACCACAGGTGGCTATAAGTATGACATCACCTTTGATGAGGGCGGCAAGGTGACGAATATTCAAGAAAAAGATTTGGATAGGGTTTATGAAGTTCAGCTAAAATCAGAAAATACTGCAGCTCAAAATAATGAGATTCTTAAACAAGCTTTTGCATATGCTAAACAACATTCTGGTACTATCTTAAGTTTGCCAAACGGTGAATTTAAGATTGGCAGTCAGACACCAGACAAGGACTATATCACTTTAACATCTGATACTGAAATTCGTGGAGATAATACGACACTTTTGGTTGAAGGAACGGCTTATTGGTTTGCTTTTGCAACTGGGACATCAGCTAGTGATGGTGTAAAGAATTTCACCATGCGCAATATCAATATAAAAGCCAGTGATTTAGAAAAAGGAAATCAGTTTATGATTATGGCTGATCATGGTGATAATTGGAAAATTTGTAACAATAGTTTTACCATGGTGCATAAAAAAGGAAGCCACATTTTTGACTTAGGTTCCTTGCAAAATTCAACTTTTGAAGGAAATCAATTTACTGGCTATGCCCCTGAATTAACTAATGTCAGTAAGATTGATGATAATGCAGATCTTCATGATTTTTATGCAGAAGTTATTCAGCTGGATGCCGCTGAGTCTAGCGGTGTTTGGGATGGTGGGTTGATAAAGACTATTGATCCAAATTATGAAAATTATAATAAAGAGAAGCAGTTGTGCAATAACATCACGATTGCTAATAACTCTTTTGTTCCTTATATAGACAGTCATGGCAAGATAATAGCATACAGCGGAACTATCGGACAGCATTCTTCTGATGTTGGCCTTGTCAAAATTTATGATAATGTTTTTAGTAACTCTTTGGTCAGCCGTTTCAATCAAAATGGCAAAAGCGAGGCGTGGATTTTTAAAGCCATTCACCTAAAATCAAATTATAACAATGCTGTCTATGCCAATTCTATTAGTTAA